From one Pirellulales bacterium genomic stretch:
- a CDS encoding ferrous iron transport protein A, giving the protein MTGLDRLTIGDRGRVVRIIGADEITARLFEMGLTPGVAVELLGCAPLGDPIEVELRGYRLSLRKTEAARVEVEQLL; this is encoded by the coding sequence ATGACAGGACTCGATCGATTGACGATCGGCGATCGAGGCCGAGTCGTGCGAATCATTGGCGCCGATGAAATCACGGCCCGGCTTTTTGAAATGGGCCTGACGCCTGGCGTGGCCGTCGAACTCTTGGGCTGCGCGCCGCTCGGCGATCCGATTGAAGTCGAACTGCGCGGCTACCGCCTCAGCCTGCGCAAGACCGAAGCCGCGCGAGTGGAAGTCGAGCAGCTTCTCTAA
- a CDS encoding FeoA family protein → MFGPIPLNRLPAGETALIAEIVGRADQVQRIKELGLHDGVEITMVRSGSPCIIRVAGQTLCIRANELLNVLVRSGAPA, encoded by the coding sequence ATGTTCGGTCCAATTCCCTTAAACCGATTGCCAGCCGGCGAAACCGCGCTGATCGCAGAAATCGTCGGCCGGGCGGATCAGGTGCAACGCATCAAAGAGCTTGGATTGCACGACGGCGTCGAGATCACCATGGTTCGCTCCGGCAGTCCCTGCATCATCCGAGTTGCCGGACAAACGCTTTGTATTCGGGCAAACGAGTTGTTGAATGTTCTGGTTCGGTCCGGGGCGCCCGCCTGA